A section of the Telopea speciosissima isolate NSW1024214 ecotype Mountain lineage chromosome 3, Tspe_v1, whole genome shotgun sequence genome encodes:
- the LOC122655527 gene encoding chlorophyll a-b binding protein, chloroplastic-like, producing the protein MASICASSAIATVAISSSSSQKSGSVVGATKASFLGGRKLREKKFTAAAAGPRSLSVSAAAADADRPLWFPGSTPPPWLDGSLPGDFGFDPLGLGSDPESLRWNQQAELVHCRWAMLGAAGIFIPEFLTKIGILNTPSWYTAGEQQYFTDTTTLFIIELIFIGWAEGRRWADIIKPGCVNTDPIFGYKLTGTDVGYPGGLWFDPLGWGNASPEKLKELRTKEIKNGRLAMLAVMGAWFQHIYTGTGPIDNLFAHLADPGHATIFAAFTPK; encoded by the exons ATGGCGTCCATATGTGCTTCTTCTGCAATTGCTACTGTGGCTATCTCCTCTTCCAG TTCTCAGAAGAGTGGGTCTGTGGTGGGAGCAACGAAGGCTTCTTTCCTTGGTGGGAGAAAACtgagagagaagaagtttacagcagcagcagcaggaccAAGATCCCTTTCCGTTTCTGCAGCAGCAGCTGATGCTGATCGACCCCTCTGGTTCCCAGGCAGCACCCCTCCTCCATGGCTCGATGGCAG CCTTCCGGGAGATTTTGGCTTCGACCCTCTTGGTCTTG GATCAGACCCAGAGAGCCTGAGATGGAACCAGCAAGCTGAGCTTGTTCATTGCAGATGGGCAATGTTAGGTGCTGCAGGCATCTTCATTCCTGAATTCCTAACTAAGATTGGGATCCTTAACACCCCTTCATGGTACACTGCTGGAGAACAACAGTATTTCACAGATACAACTACCCTCTTCATCATTGAGCTCATCTTCATTGGTTGGGCTGAGGGGAGACGATGGGCTGACATTATCAAGCCTGGCTGCGTAAACACAGATCCAATCTTCGGCTACAAACTCACTGGGACTGATGTTGGTTATCCTGGAGGGCTCTGGTTCGATCCACTTGGCTGGGGGAATGCTTCACCTGAGAAGCTCAAGGAGTTGAGGACGAAGGAGATAAAGAATGGACGATTAGCCATGTTGGCTGTAATGGGTGCATGGTTCCAACATATCTACACAGGCACTGGACCCATTGACAACCTCTTCGCCCATCTTGCTGACCCTGGCCATGCCACCATTTTTGCT GCTTTCACTCCCAAATGA
- the LOC122655525 gene encoding ubiquitin-like modifier-activating enzyme 5, which produces MEVELKQMLQDLEALSRALSDPSHHDSIAKLRQRVEHLSDLAKSAPIQRSKVKDMSAEVVDSNPYSRLMALQRMGIVNNYETIREFSVAIVGIGGVGSVAAEMLTRCGIGRLLLYDYDKVELANMNRLFFRPEQVGMTKTDAALQTLSDINPDVVLESYTLNIATVKGFENFMASLRNQSFRPRNHDSGVDLVLSCVDNYEARMVVNQACNELNQIWMESGVSEDAVSGHIQLLVPGETACFACVPPLVVASGVDERTLKREGVCAASLPTTMGVVAGLLVQNTLKFLLKFGQVSPYLGYNALKDFFPTMEMKPNTQCSNSACLERQKEYILTKPARDAAAKAKMEAETLSAIECPIHADNEWNISVVDDSGIETTDFPNSSDVLPEGLTRELPSADEFQRLPVLEETNTSIDDLEELRRQLDALNAD; this is translated from the exons ATGGAGGTCGAACTGAAACAAATGCTACAAGATCTCGAAGCTCTCAGCCGAGCTTTATCGGATCCATCTCATCATGATTCTATagccaag CTTCGACAGCGTGTGGAACATCTCTCTGATCTTGCAAAATCTGCTCCTATTCAACGATCTAAAGTCAAG GATATGAGTGCTGAGGTGGTAGATAGCAACCCTTATAGTAGGCTTATGGCACTTCAAAGGATGGGCATTGTGAACAATTATGAAACGATACGTGAATTCTCTGTTGCCATAGTT GGAATAGGTGGCGTAGGCAGTGTTGCAGCTGAGATGCTAACAAGGTGCGGCATAGGTCGTCTTTTGTTGTACGATTATGACAAAGTGGAGTTAGCTAACATGAATAGGCTATTTTTCCGTCCAGAGCAG GTTGGTATGACCAAGACTGATGCTGCTCTTCAGACACTTTCAGATATTAATCCTGATGTTGTGCTTGAG AGCTACACGTTGAACATCGCAACGGTTAaaggttttgaaaatttcatgGCAAGCCTGAGAAACCAAAGTTTCAGGCCCAGGAATCATGATAGTGGAGTGGATCTTGTGCTGAGCTGCGTTGATAATTATGAAGCACGGATGGTTGTGAACCAG GCTTGCAATGAACTGAACCAGATATGGATGGAGTCTG GTGTATCTGAAGATGCTGTCTCAGGTCATATACAACTGCTGGTCCCTGGGGAAACTGCTTGTTTTGCTTGTGTTCCTCCATTG GTTGTGGCATCTGGAGTGGATGAACGAACTCTCAAGCGTGAAGGTGTTTGTGCTGCATCTCTACCGACTACCATG GGGGTTGTGGCTGGTCTTCTGGTTCAAAACACACTTAAATTCTTGCTGAAGTTTGGACAAGTCTCCCCATACTTG GGATATAACGCTCTTAAAGATTTCTTCCCAACCATGGAAATGAAGCCAAACACTCAATGCTCAAACTCAGCTTGTCTGGAGCGACAG AAGGAATACATTCTCACAAAGCCAGCTCGGGATGCTGCTGCCAAGGCAAAGATGGAGGCTGAAACATTGTCTGCGATTGAGTGCCCAATTCATGCTGATAATGAATGGAACATAAG TGTTGTTGATGATAGTGGGATTGAGACGACTGATTTTCCCAACAGTTCAG ATGTCCTGCCGGAAGGTCTTACTCGGGAGCTCCCCAGTGCAGATGAGTTCCAAAGATTGCCAGTTCTAGAAGAGACAAACACCTCTATTGATGACCTTGAAGAGCTCCGGAGGCAACTTGATGCTCTTAATGCAGATTGA